A portion of the Tenacibaculum todarodis genome contains these proteins:
- a CDS encoding OmpA family protein, translated as MKTKLLYILMLAFAVQCFGQRKYAADQYFKEYAYTKSADLYKEIFMKGDSSKLVLERLGDSYYYNTQALESELWYSKLINNYGSEVLPEYYFRYAQALKSNGNYEKSDEIMKKFRSLKSDDTRSEDLASTPDYVSAYSDNDKELINIHNVSINTQYSDFGGFIDNEEFYFASSSPKASSRNRLYKWNSQPFLDLYKADIQVQKFEDATDESILELSDKDLLNSNINTRYHEANAIFTKDSQTMYFTRDNYDGRRRGKDKNRETHLKLYKSTLKNGKWSNVEELPFNSKDYSIGHPALSVDEKTLYFVSDMPGGIGATDIYSVSVDGENYGVPTNLGKEINTEGREMFPFISEDNVFYFSSDGHLGLGALDIFESKITNNSFSKVKNIEAPFNSKMDDFAFIVNKEKNKGFFSSNREGGKGDDDIYSFMISPKPIKPCMQSLNGIVTETITGNILPFATVKLIDTVGKVIATKQSDAQGAYSFTEIPCESSYTVLGEKKNYKSDRNSVTGTKEDGKVLKADLSLEALIIGNEIVINPIFFDFDKFNIRDEAAYELEKIVSVLENNPNMVIKIESHTDSRATKAYNRRLSTNRAKSTRDYIVSRGISSARIESAIGYGESQLLNDCNDANMDKCSEAEHQRNRRSKFIIVSGNINNVKVNDPNAVPLKKVDPKPGRY; from the coding sequence ATGAAAACAAAACTATTATATATATTAATGTTAGCTTTTGCTGTTCAATGTTTTGGACAACGTAAATATGCTGCTGATCAATATTTTAAAGAATACGCTTATACTAAGTCTGCAGATTTATATAAAGAAATCTTTATGAAAGGAGATAGTTCTAAACTTGTTTTAGAGCGTTTAGGAGACTCTTATTATTATAATACTCAAGCTTTAGAATCTGAGTTATGGTATAGTAAGTTAATTAACAATTATGGATCTGAAGTTTTACCAGAATATTATTTCCGTTATGCGCAGGCATTAAAAAGTAATGGAAATTATGAAAAGTCTGATGAAATTATGAAAAAATTTCGCAGCCTTAAATCTGATGATACAAGAAGTGAAGATTTAGCATCAACTCCAGATTATGTGTCTGCATATAGTGATAATGATAAAGAGTTAATTAATATACATAATGTATCTATTAATACGCAGTATTCAGATTTTGGTGGTTTTATAGATAATGAAGAATTTTACTTTGCTTCTTCATCACCAAAAGCGTCTTCAAGAAATAGGTTATATAAATGGAATAGTCAGCCTTTTTTAGATCTATATAAAGCGGATATTCAAGTTCAAAAATTTGAAGATGCAACTGATGAAAGTATTTTAGAATTATCTGATAAAGATTTATTGAATAGTAACATTAATACGCGTTACCATGAAGCTAATGCAATCTTTACTAAAGATTCTCAAACAATGTATTTCACCAGAGATAATTATGATGGAAGACGTCGTGGAAAAGATAAAAACCGTGAAACTCATTTAAAATTATATAAATCAACGTTAAAAAATGGAAAATGGTCAAATGTAGAAGAACTACCTTTTAATAGTAAGGATTATTCTATTGGTCATCCAGCATTAAGTGTAGATGAAAAAACATTATATTTTGTTTCTGATATGCCAGGTGGAATAGGAGCAACTGATATTTATAGTGTTTCTGTTGATGGAGAAAACTACGGAGTACCTACAAACTTAGGAAAAGAAATTAATACAGAGGGTCGCGAAATGTTTCCTTTTATTAGTGAAGATAATGTTTTCTATTTTTCATCAGATGGACATTTAGGTTTAGGTGCGTTAGATATTTTTGAATCAAAAATTACTAATAATTCTTTTTCAAAAGTAAAAAACATTGAAGCACCATTTAATAGTAAAATGGATGATTTTGCTTTTATTGTAAACAAAGAAAAAAATAAAGGTTTTTTCTCTTCTAATAGAGAAGGAGGTAAAGGAGATGATGATATTTATAGTTTCATGATTTCACCTAAACCAATAAAACCTTGTATGCAAAGCCTTAACGGTATAGTTACTGAAACTATTACAGGTAATATATTACCATTTGCAACCGTAAAACTTATAGATACAGTAGGTAAAGTTATTGCAACTAAACAGTCTGATGCTCAAGGTGCTTATAGTTTTACAGAAATTCCTTGTGAATCTTCTTATACTGTACTAGGAGAAAAGAAAAATTACAAGTCTGATAGAAACTCTGTTACAGGAACAAAAGAAGATGGTAAGGTCTTAAAAGCTGATTTAAGTTTAGAAGCATTAATTATTGGAAATGAAATTGTAATTAACCCTATTTTCTTTGATTTTGATAAATTTAATATTAGAGACGAAGCTGCTTATGAATTAGAGAAAATTGTTTCAGTATTAGAGAATAATCCTAATATGGTTATTAAGATTGAATCTCATACAGATAGTAGAGCTACTAAAGCTTATAATAGAAGATTATCAACAAATAGAGCAAAATCTACTAGAGATTATATTGTTTCAAGAGGTATAAGTTCAGCTAGAATAGAAAGTGCTATTGGTTATGGTGAAAGTCAATTATTAAATGACTGTAATGATGCTAATATGGATAAATGTTCAGAAGCAGAGCATCAAAGAAACCGTAGGTCTAAGTTTATCATTGTTAGTGGAAATATAAATAATGTAAAAGTAAATGATCCTAATGCCGTTCCTTTAAAGAAAGTTGATCCAAAACCTGGAAGATATTAG